In one window of Pseudomonas benzenivorans DNA:
- the rsd gene encoding sigma D regulator produces the protein MLESCQNAQERWGGVHLLIDRWLQERQELVAAFAALSESPRAPSANAQTLQKFCEVLVDYVSAGHFEVYEQLTSEAKAFGDQRGLDLAKRIYPRIEAITEVALSFNDRCDNGDCRDGVSLGEELNRLGQLLHERFELEDCLIEVLHNAHQQQATPAL, from the coding sequence ATGCTCGAGAGTTGTCAGAACGCCCAGGAGCGTTGGGGCGGGGTTCACCTGCTGATAGACCGCTGGTTGCAGGAGCGCCAAGAGTTGGTCGCCGCCTTCGCGGCCCTTAGCGAGTCCCCGCGGGCCCCCAGCGCCAATGCGCAAACCTTGCAGAAATTCTGCGAAGTACTGGTCGACTACGTGTCGGCCGGGCATTTCGAGGTCTACGAACAGCTGACCAGCGAGGCCAAGGCCTTCGGCGATCAGCGCGGCCTCGACCTGGCCAAGCGAATCTATCCCCGTATCGAGGCGATCACCGAAGTGGCGTTGTCGTTCAATGATCGCTGCGACAACGGCGACTGTCGTGACGGTGTGTCGCTGGGGGAGGAGTTGAACCGCCTCGGCCAATTGCTGCACGAGCGCTTCGAGTTGGAAGACTGCCTGATCGAAGTGCTGCACAACGCCCACCAGCAGCAGGCGACACCGGCCCTCTGA
- a CDS encoding AlgP family protein, producing MSAKKNAKKNTVGTPLHLLHQLSGSLLEHLEKACSQALADAEKLLAKLEKQRGSAQEKLHKARGKLQDAAAAGKAKAQTKAKTLVAELEDLLDTLKARQTETRSYILQLKRDAQESLKLAQGVGKVKEAASKALSSREAKPAAVKAAAAKSPAAKVPAKPAARKASTVAKPVAKPAARKPAAAAAKSAATASAKPAAKPAARSATKAPAKPAAATTAGKAPARAAAKPAAKPAAAKAADAAGAPADKPAASKAPRKPATKSAAKPAAKPAAKRPAARKPAPSPSTAQAATRAPGAASDDGGGTPPATS from the coding sequence ATGTCGGCCAAGAAGAACGCTAAGAAGAATACCGTTGGTACCCCCTTGCACTTGCTTCACCAGCTTTCCGGCAGCTTGCTCGAGCATCTGGAAAAGGCTTGTTCGCAAGCGTTGGCCGACGCCGAAAAGCTTTTAGCCAAGCTGGAGAAGCAGCGTGGCAGCGCCCAGGAAAAACTGCACAAGGCTCGGGGCAAGCTGCAGGATGCGGCTGCGGCCGGCAAGGCCAAGGCGCAGACCAAGGCCAAGACCCTGGTGGCCGAACTGGAAGACCTGCTCGATACCCTCAAGGCGCGGCAGACCGAGACCCGCAGCTACATCCTGCAACTCAAGCGCGATGCCCAGGAGAGCCTGAAGCTCGCCCAGGGAGTGGGCAAGGTCAAGGAGGCCGCGAGCAAGGCACTGAGCAGTCGTGAAGCCAAGCCGGCCGCGGTGAAGGCCGCCGCTGCCAAGAGCCCAGCGGCCAAGGTTCCCGCCAAGCCGGCGGCGCGCAAGGCCTCGACAGTTGCCAAGCCCGTCGCCAAGCCGGCGGCGAGGAAGCCGGCCGCTGCAGCCGCGAAATCGGCCGCTACGGCGTCGGCGAAACCGGCCGCCAAGCCCGCCGCCCGGTCGGCCACCAAGGCGCCCGCCAAGCCGGCAGCGGCTACGACCGCCGGTAAGGCCCCGGCGCGGGCCGCGGCGAAACCGGCGGCCAAACCCGCAGCGGCAAAGGCAGCCGATGCGGCCGGAGCCCCTGCCGACAAACCGGCCGCGAGCAAGGCACCGAGAAAACCGGCGACCAAGTCCGCGGCTAAGCCAGCAGCCAAGCCGGCGGCGAAGAGGCCCGCGGCCCGCAAGCCCGCGCCGAGCCCGTCAACTGCCCAGGCTGCGACCCGCGCGCCGGGGGCTGCTTCAGACGACGGTGGCGGCACGCCGCCCGCGACGTCCTAA
- a CDS encoding TIGR02444 family protein — MPTDLWRFAEDYYQRPGVETACLQLQDQGADVCLLICAVWLGRRGVACTARRIEQLQAIARPWQRQVVERLRQIRQDWRDAARGDNALAGLREQIKRLELDAERVQMQRLAATSRDWPAESAKDLEAWLGALAPSRTAATDAALQQLRGAALPA, encoded by the coding sequence ATGCCCACTGATCTGTGGCGTTTCGCCGAAGACTACTACCAACGCCCTGGCGTCGAGACGGCCTGTCTGCAGTTGCAGGACCAGGGCGCCGATGTCTGCCTGCTGATCTGCGCCGTATGGCTCGGCCGCCGTGGCGTCGCCTGCACGGCGCGGCGAATCGAGCAGCTGCAAGCCATCGCTCGGCCCTGGCAACGCCAGGTGGTCGAGCGCTTACGGCAGATTCGCCAGGACTGGCGGGACGCTGCCCGAGGCGACAACGCCCTGGCCGGGCTGCGCGAGCAGATCAAGCGCCTCGAGCTGGACGCCGAGCGGGTGCAGATGCAGCGCCTGGCTGCGACCAGCCGGGATTGGCCGGCCGAGTCCGCGAAAGACCTGGAGGCCTGGCTGGGCGCCCTGGCACCCAGCCGTACGGCGGCGACCGACGCCGCGCTGCAACAGCTGCGCGGCGCGGCCCTGCCGGCTTAG
- a CDS encoding ATP-binding cassette domain-containing protein → MIRLQNLTLQRGPQRLLEGAELTLHAGQKAGLIGANGAGKSSLFALLRGELGPDAGDCLLPADWRIAHMRQEVDNLERLAVDYVLDGDVHLRRLQAELATAEAAQDGAAIARLHTELDSADGYTAAARARKLLAGLGFEHAQMDRRVGDFSGGWRMRLNLAQALMCPSDLLLLDEPTNHLDLDAILWLEGWLKSYPGTLLLISHDRDFLDAVVDHVAHLDQQKLTLYRGGYSAFERTRAERLAQQQQAYEKQQAQRAHMEKYIARFKAQATKARQAQSRIKALERLEELAPAHVDSPFDFSFREASKISSPLLDLAEGRLGYGDKAVLEQVKLSLAPGARLGLLGPNGAGKSTLIKNLAGELQPIGGRLQRGENLVVGYFAQHQLDALDDQASPLLHLQRLAPSEREQTLRDFLGGFDFRGARCDEPVLNFSGGEKARLALALIAWGRPNLLLLDEPTNHLDLEMRLALTLALQEFSGAVVVVSHDRHLLKSTTDEFLLVADGRVQAFDGDLDDYARWLLDFRARQAPVPANGGEAGLERTDKRAQRQAAAALRQQLAPHKREADRLEQELGQLHERLAGIEACLGDSALYDAARKDELRDLLAEQAKLKGREADLEERWLLALETLEALQRELEAAS, encoded by the coding sequence ATGATCCGACTCCAGAACCTCACTCTACAGCGTGGTCCGCAGCGCCTGCTAGAAGGCGCCGAGCTGACCCTGCACGCCGGCCAGAAAGCCGGCCTGATCGGCGCCAACGGCGCCGGCAAATCCAGCCTGTTCGCCCTGCTGCGCGGTGAGCTGGGCCCCGACGCCGGCGACTGCCTGCTGCCGGCGGACTGGCGCATCGCCCACATGCGCCAGGAGGTCGATAATCTCGAACGCCTGGCGGTGGACTACGTGCTCGACGGCGATGTTCACCTGCGCCGCCTGCAGGCCGAACTGGCGACTGCCGAGGCCGCCCAGGACGGCGCCGCCATCGCCCGCCTGCACACCGAACTGGACAGCGCCGACGGCTACACGGCAGCCGCCCGCGCGCGCAAGTTGCTGGCCGGCCTGGGCTTCGAGCACGCCCAGATGGACCGCCGCGTCGGCGACTTCTCCGGCGGCTGGCGCATGCGCCTGAACCTGGCCCAGGCGCTGATGTGCCCCTCCGACCTGTTGCTGCTGGACGAGCCGACCAACCACCTGGATCTGGACGCCATCCTCTGGCTGGAGGGCTGGCTGAAGAGCTATCCCGGCACCCTGCTGCTGATCTCCCACGACCGCGACTTCCTCGATGCCGTGGTCGACCACGTGGCCCACCTGGATCAGCAGAAGCTGACCCTGTACCGCGGCGGCTACTCGGCCTTCGAGCGCACCCGCGCCGAACGCCTGGCGCAGCAGCAGCAGGCCTACGAGAAGCAGCAGGCACAGCGCGCCCACATGGAAAAATACATCGCCCGCTTCAAGGCCCAGGCGACCAAGGCGCGCCAGGCGCAGAGCCGGATCAAGGCCCTGGAGCGCCTCGAGGAACTGGCCCCGGCCCATGTCGACTCGCCCTTCGATTTCAGCTTCCGCGAGGCCAGCAAGATCTCCAGCCCGCTGCTGGACCTGGCCGAGGGCCGCCTCGGCTATGGCGACAAGGCCGTGCTGGAACAGGTCAAGCTGAGCCTGGCGCCGGGCGCGCGCCTGGGCCTGCTGGGGCCGAACGGCGCCGGCAAGTCGACCCTGATCAAGAACCTGGCCGGCGAGCTGCAGCCGATCGGCGGGCGCCTGCAGCGCGGCGAGAACCTGGTGGTGGGTTACTTCGCCCAGCACCAGCTCGACGCCCTCGACGACCAGGCCAGCCCGCTGCTGCACCTGCAGCGCCTGGCGCCGAGCGAGCGCGAGCAGACCCTGCGCGACTTCCTCGGCGGCTTCGATTTCCGCGGCGCCCGCTGCGACGAGCCGGTGCTGAACTTCTCCGGCGGCGAGAAGGCGCGCCTGGCCCTGGCGCTGATCGCCTGGGGGCGGCCCAACCTGCTGCTGCTGGACGAGCCGACCAACCACCTGGACCTGGAGATGCGCCTGGCCCTGACCCTGGCCCTGCAGGAGTTTTCCGGGGCCGTGGTGGTGGTCTCCCACGACCGTCACCTGCTCAAGAGCACCACCGACGAGTTCCTCTTGGTCGCCGACGGCCGCGTGCAGGCGTTCGACGGCGACCTCGACGACTACGCCCGCTGGCTGCTGGACTTCCGCGCGCGGCAGGCCCCGGTACCGGCGAATGGCGGCGAGGCCGGCCTCGAGCGGACCGACAAGCGTGCCCAGCGCCAGGCCGCCGCGGCGCTGCGCCAGCAGCTGGCGCCGCACAAGCGCGAGGCCGACAGGCTGGAGCAGGAACTCGGCCAGCTGCACGAGCGACTCGCCGGGATCGAGGCGTGCCTGGGCGATAGCGCGCTGTACGACGCGGCGCGCAAGGACGAGCTGCGCGACCTGCTGGCCGAGCAGGCCAAACTGAAGGGCCGCGAGGCCGACCTGGAGGAGCGCTGGCTGCTCGCCCTGGAAACCCTCGAAGCCCTGCAGCGTGAGTTGGAGGCAGCCAGTTGA
- a CDS encoding TerC family protein, whose protein sequence is MEWLANPEIWVAFLTLTALEIVLGIDNIIFISILVSRLPKEQQPKARFFGLALAMGTRIALLLSIAWVMRLTADLFQVFGQGVSGRDLILFFGGLFLLFKSTMEIYHSLEGAEEAQQAAGKAYGFMGIIVQIAIIDIVFSLDSVITAVGLVDNVSVMVAAIVISVIVMMLSAGTISDFIDKHPSLKMLALSFLIVVGTVLVAEAFEVHVPKGYVYFAMAFSLAVEAVNIRLRGAMARRKGQEPVHLRKGSPD, encoded by the coding sequence ATGGAATGGCTCGCCAACCCGGAAATCTGGGTCGCATTTCTCACCCTGACCGCCCTGGAGATCGTCCTCGGCATCGACAACATCATCTTCATCTCGATCCTCGTCAGCCGCCTGCCCAAGGAGCAGCAGCCGAAGGCGCGCTTCTTCGGCCTGGCCCTGGCCATGGGCACGCGAATCGCCCTGCTGCTGTCGATCGCCTGGGTGATGCGCCTGACCGCCGACCTGTTCCAGGTCTTCGGCCAGGGCGTGTCCGGTCGCGACCTGATTCTGTTCTTCGGCGGCCTGTTCCTGCTGTTCAAGAGCACCATGGAGATCTACCACAGCCTGGAGGGCGCCGAGGAGGCGCAGCAGGCCGCCGGCAAGGCCTACGGCTTCATGGGCATCATCGTGCAGATCGCCATCATCGACATCGTCTTCTCCCTGGACTCGGTGATCACCGCCGTGGGCCTGGTCGACAATGTGTCGGTGATGGTGGCCGCCATCGTCATCTCGGTGATCGTCATGATGCTCTCGGCGGGCACCATCAGCGACTTCATCGACAAACACCCGAGCCTGAAGATGCTCGCCCTGTCGTTCCTCATCGTGGTCGGTACCGTGCTGGTGGCCGAGGCCTTCGAGGTGCACGTGCCCAAGGGCTACGTCTACTTCGCCATGGCCTTCTCCCTGGCGGTGGAAGCCGTCAACATCCGCCTGCGCGGCGCCATGGCGCGGCGCAAGGGGCAGGAGCCGGTGCACCTGCGCAAGGGCTCGCCGGACTGA
- the rhtB gene encoding homoserine/homoserine lactone efflux protein has protein sequence MALQTWLAFFVACWVISLSPGAGAIASMSSGLQYGFWRGYWTALGLQIGLALQIVIVAAGVGAILAASALAFSLIKWFGVLYLVYLGYRQWRALPADMAAAPAQRPLGRPLTLVLRGFLVNISNPKAIIFMLAVLPQFLDPHAPLLPQYLLMGVTMIGVDLLVMAGYTGLASRVLGLLRTPRQQRLLNRSFGALFIGAAALLATVRRAPA, from the coding sequence ATGGCCCTGCAGACCTGGCTCGCGTTTTTCGTCGCCTGTTGGGTGATCAGTCTGTCGCCCGGTGCCGGGGCCATCGCCTCGATGTCTTCCGGCCTGCAGTACGGTTTCTGGCGCGGTTACTGGACCGCCCTGGGGCTGCAGATCGGCCTGGCGCTGCAGATCGTCATAGTTGCCGCCGGGGTGGGGGCGATCCTCGCCGCCTCGGCGCTGGCCTTCAGCCTGATCAAGTGGTTCGGCGTGCTCTACCTGGTCTACCTGGGTTACCGCCAGTGGCGTGCGCTGCCCGCCGACATGGCCGCCGCACCCGCCCAGCGCCCCCTGGGGCGGCCGCTGACCCTGGTGTTGCGCGGCTTTCTGGTGAACATCAGCAACCCCAAGGCGATCATCTTCATGCTCGCCGTGTTGCCGCAGTTTCTCGACCCCCATGCGCCGCTGCTGCCGCAGTACCTGCTGATGGGCGTGACCATGATCGGCGTCGACCTGCTGGTCATGGCCGGCTACACAGGGCTTGCCTCGCGGGTTCTGGGTCTGTTGCGCACGCCGCGCCAGCAGCGCCTGCTGAACCGCAGCTTCGGTGCCCTGTTCATCGGCGCCGCGGCACTGCTGGCCACGGTGCGCCGGGCGCCGGCCTGA
- a CDS encoding YaiI/YqxD family protein, with product MRVWIDADACPRAARDQVVKFALKRGFEVVLVAGQAVARPGFACVKLIVVPSGPDAADDYLVEHAVPGELAICSDVPLADRLVKKGVVALDPRGREFDERNMGDKLATRNLFTELREQGQVGGGQAAYSDKDRQAFANSLDRILTRLSRLG from the coding sequence ATGCGTGTGTGGATCGATGCCGACGCCTGTCCGCGGGCGGCCCGGGACCAGGTGGTGAAGTTCGCCCTCAAGCGCGGCTTCGAGGTGGTGCTGGTGGCGGGGCAGGCGGTGGCCCGGCCGGGCTTCGCCTGCGTGAAGCTGATCGTGGTGCCGAGCGGTCCGGATGCGGCGGACGACTACCTGGTCGAACACGCCGTGCCTGGCGAGCTGGCGATCTGCAGCGACGTGCCCCTGGCCGACCGCCTGGTGAAGAAGGGCGTGGTTGCCCTCGACCCGCGGGGACGCGAGTTCGACGAGCGCAACATGGGCGACAAGCTGGCCACCCGTAACCTCTTCACCGAGCTACGCGAGCAGGGCCAGGTCGGCGGTGGCCAGGCCGCCTATTCGGACAAGGACCGCCAGGCCTTCGCCAATTCGCTGGACCGCATCCTGACGCGTTTGAGTCGGCTGGGTTGA
- a CDS encoding thioesterase family protein: MTQPFELTPELQQAVSGFFQRIPFNQLLGIELELLSPERVTMTLPMKDELIGNFMHGILHGGVIASLLDVTGGAMALIGAFERHQHLPAGERMARLSKLGTIDLRIDYLRPGRGRGFTASAVLLRSGNKVAVVRSELHNDEGILVAVGTGTYLCG; encoded by the coding sequence ATGACCCAACCCTTCGAACTCACCCCTGAACTGCAACAGGCGGTGAGCGGCTTCTTCCAACGCATCCCGTTCAACCAGCTGCTCGGCATCGAGCTCGAGCTGTTGTCCCCGGAACGGGTGACCATGACCCTGCCGATGAAGGACGAGCTGATCGGCAACTTCATGCACGGCATCCTCCACGGCGGAGTGATCGCCTCGCTGCTCGACGTGACCGGCGGCGCCATGGCGCTGATCGGCGCCTTCGAGCGCCACCAGCATCTGCCCGCCGGCGAGCGCATGGCGCGGCTGTCCAAGCTCGGCACCATCGACCTGCGCATCGACTACCTGCGCCCCGGCCGCGGTCGCGGCTTCACCGCCAGCGCGGTGCTGCTGCGCTCGGGCAACAAGGTGGCGGTGGTGCGCAGCGAGCTGCACAACGACGAGGGCATCCTGGTGGCGGTGGGCACCGGCACCTATCTGTGCGGCTAG
- the elbB gene encoding isoprenoid biosynthesis glyoxalase ElbB, which yields MKEKVAVILSGCGVYDGAEIHESVITLLRLDQRGAQVQCFAPNIEQLHVVDHYSGDEMDESRNVLVESARIARGKIKDVRELHVDDFDALILPGGFGAAKNLSDFALSGANCTVQPDVLAAAKAFADAAKPIGLICISPVLAARIFGNGVECTIGNDHDTAAALTQMGAVHRECEVSEIIEDSARKLVSTPAYMLAQSISQAASGINKLVDRVLELVHGG from the coding sequence ATGAAAGAGAAAGTGGCAGTGATTCTGTCCGGTTGCGGCGTCTACGACGGCGCGGAAATCCACGAAAGCGTGATCACCCTGCTGCGCCTCGACCAGCGCGGCGCCCAGGTGCAGTGCTTCGCCCCCAATATCGAGCAGCTGCACGTGGTCGACCACTACAGCGGCGACGAGATGGACGAGAGCCGCAACGTGCTGGTCGAGTCCGCGCGCATCGCCCGCGGCAAGATCAAGGACGTGCGCGAACTGCATGTCGACGACTTCGACGCGCTGATCCTGCCCGGCGGCTTCGGCGCGGCGAAGAACCTCTCCGACTTCGCCCTGAGCGGCGCCAACTGCACCGTGCAGCCCGACGTGCTGGCGGCGGCCAAGGCCTTCGCCGACGCCGCCAAGCCGATCGGCCTGATCTGCATCTCGCCGGTGCTGGCCGCGCGGATCTTCGGCAACGGCGTGGAATGCACCATAGGCAACGACCACGACACCGCCGCGGCCCTGACCCAGATGGGCGCCGTGCACCGCGAATGCGAGGTCAGCGAGATAATCGAAGACAGCGCGCGCAAGCTGGTCAGCACCCCGGCCTACATGCTCGCCCAGTCGATCAGCCAGGCCGCCTCGGGGATCAACAAGCTGGTCGATCGGGTCCTCGAGCTGGTCCATGGCGGCTGA
- a CDS encoding dienelactone hydrolase family protein, translating into MRRPLRRLLTALTLLSIAALAGLYPYRAALLPKADDLNHAKTRLAPHLRLFTPEGKGPFATVLVFHGCSGQRQAMLDSVNAWLLPAGYATLFVDSYAARGIDDWRPVCAGKRLWGNQRALDVYAAIELAAQLPPVDGQRLALLGFSHGGWSILDALAYAGEAGHGFAAPGRQGLERVKAAILYYPYCGFPAELRRRMNPQPPQLMLLAGEDHITDHRQCLDALQHLPAGAIQVKRYAQADHVFDHLSDLATYQPQLAKDAQQLARGFLRSHLGPAQ; encoded by the coding sequence ATGCGCAGACCTCTTCGCCGGCTCCTGACCGCCCTGACCCTGCTGAGCATCGCCGCCCTGGCCGGCCTCTACCCCTATCGCGCGGCGCTGCTGCCGAAAGCCGATGACCTGAACCACGCCAAGACCCGCCTGGCCCCGCACCTGCGTCTGTTCACCCCGGAAGGCAAGGGGCCGTTCGCCACCGTGCTGGTGTTCCACGGCTGCAGCGGACAACGCCAGGCGATGCTCGACAGCGTCAATGCCTGGCTGCTGCCGGCCGGCTACGCCACCCTGTTCGTCGACAGCTACGCGGCCCGCGGCATCGACGATTGGCGGCCGGTGTGCGCCGGGAAGCGGTTGTGGGGCAACCAGCGCGCCCTGGACGTCTACGCCGCCATCGAGCTGGCCGCCCAACTGCCGCCGGTCGACGGCCAGCGCCTGGCCCTGCTCGGCTTCTCCCACGGCGGCTGGAGCATTCTCGATGCCCTGGCCTACGCCGGCGAGGCCGGCCATGGCTTCGCCGCACCGGGCCGTCAGGGCCTGGAGCGGGTCAAGGCGGCGATCCTCTACTACCCCTATTGCGGCTTTCCCGCCGAGCTGCGTCGACGGATGAACCCGCAGCCGCCGCAGCTGATGCTGCTGGCCGGCGAGGACCACATCACCGACCACCGCCAGTGCCTGGACGCCCTGCAACATCTGCCTGCCGGCGCGATCCAGGTGAAACGCTATGCCCAGGCCGATCATGTGTTCGATCATCTCAGCGATCTGGCCACTTACCAACCGCAACTCGCCAAGGATGCCCAGCAGCTAGCCAGAGGCTTCCTGCGCAGCCACCTCGGCCCAGCCCAATGA
- a CDS encoding DedA family protein: MLEDLLQQFGYPALVLGTFLEGEMSLLLAAYLALRGYLSLEWVVLCAFCGTYASDQLWYHLGRRHGRAILDRRPHWHALGEKALRHLRRYPDLWVLSFRFIYGMRTVMPLAIGLSGYSWRRYLLLDALGTALWAGGLGLAAYHLGAALEVLLGDLHRYQRYIFAALLLLAAVLWLRRRLRRPSD, from the coding sequence ATGCTCGAAGACCTGCTGCAACAATTCGGTTACCCCGCCCTGGTCCTGGGCACCTTCCTCGAAGGCGAGATGTCGCTGCTGTTGGCGGCCTACCTGGCCCTGCGTGGCTACCTGAGCCTCGAATGGGTGGTGCTCTGCGCCTTCTGCGGCACCTATGCCAGCGACCAGCTGTGGTACCACCTGGGTCGTCGTCACGGCCGCGCCATCCTCGACCGCCGGCCCCACTGGCATGCCTTGGGCGAGAAGGCATTGCGCCACCTGCGCCGCTACCCGGACCTGTGGGTGCTGAGCTTTCGCTTCATCTACGGCATGCGCACGGTGATGCCGCTGGCCATCGGCCTGTCCGGCTACTCCTGGCGCCGCTACCTGCTGCTCGACGCCCTGGGCACGGCGCTGTGGGCCGGCGGCCTGGGCCTGGCCGCCTATCACCTGGGCGCGGCCCTGGAGGTGCTGCTCGGCGACCTGCACCGCTATCAGCGGTACATCTTCGCCGCCCTGCTACTGCTCGCCGCGGTCCTGTGGCTGCGGCGGCGCCTGCGCCGGCCGAGCGACTGA
- the hemB gene encoding porphobilinogen synthase translates to MSFTPANRLFPATRLRRNRRDDFSRRLVREHRLSVDDLVLPVFVLDGEGRREAIPSMPGVERLSIDLLLETAEKWVALGIPALALFPVTPLEKKSLDGSEAWNPEGIAQRAIRALRARFPELGVISDVALDPFTTHGQDGILDDSGYVQNDITVDALVKQALSHAEAGAQVVAPSDMMDGRVQAIREALELADHSNVRIMAYSAKYASAYYGPFRDAVGSAANLGKSNKNSYQMDPANSDEALHEVAADLAEGADMVMVKPGMPYLDILARVKSEFRVPTFVYQVSGEYAMHMAAIQNGWLSEAVILESLTAFKRAGADGILTYFAVRAAELLQQGR, encoded by the coding sequence GTGAGCTTTACCCCCGCCAACCGCCTGTTCCCCGCCACCCGCCTGCGCCGCAACCGCCGCGACGACTTCTCCCGGCGCCTGGTGCGCGAGCACCGCCTGAGCGTCGACGACCTGGTCCTGCCGGTGTTCGTGCTCGATGGCGAGGGCCGCCGCGAGGCGATTCCATCGATGCCCGGCGTCGAGCGCCTGTCCATCGACCTGCTGCTGGAGACCGCGGAAAAATGGGTGGCCCTGGGCATTCCGGCCCTGGCGCTGTTCCCGGTGACGCCGCTGGAGAAGAAGTCCCTGGATGGCAGCGAGGCCTGGAACCCGGAGGGCATCGCCCAGCGCGCGATCCGCGCCCTGCGCGCGCGCTTCCCGGAGCTGGGGGTGATCAGCGACGTGGCCCTGGACCCCTTCACCACCCACGGCCAGGACGGCATCCTCGACGACAGCGGCTACGTGCAGAACGACATCACCGTCGACGCCCTGGTCAAGCAGGCGCTGTCCCATGCCGAGGCCGGCGCCCAGGTGGTGGCGCCCTCGGACATGATGGACGGCCGCGTGCAGGCGATCCGCGAGGCGCTGGAGCTGGCCGATCACAGCAACGTGCGCATCATGGCCTATTCGGCCAAGTACGCCAGCGCCTACTACGGCCCGTTCCGCGACGCGGTCGGCTCGGCGGCCAACCTCGGCAAAAGCAACAAGAACAGCTACCAGATGGACCCGGCCAACAGCGACGAGGCGCTGCACGAGGTGGCCGCCGACCTGGCCGAAGGCGCCGACATGGTCATGGTCAAGCCAGGCATGCCCTACCTGGACATTCTCGCCCGGGTGAAAAGCGAATTCCGCGTGCCGACCTTTGTCTACCAGGTCAGTGGCGAGTACGCCATGCACATGGCGGCGATCCAGAACGGCTGGCTCTCCGAGGCGGTGATCCTCGAGTCGCTGACCGCCTTCAAGCGCGCCGGCGCCGATGGCATCCTCACCTATTTCGCCGTTCGCGCGGCAGAACTCTTGCAACAGGGGCGCTAG